The DNA window tgatgactggtgtgcctgggaccatgtggttaagccataagatatgtgtgacagaatcattgcattcataaaagtaaaagcacagctaagagttaagcagtgtcttataatcttaaaacagcctaggtttgccttcagggttttacacattttcttaatgtgacttttaaaattcagctgatagtctatgattatgcccaaatatttgacttcaggtacttgttcaatgacctcctcattaatttttatattcaggtttgtttgaggtagcttttttatggagaaacagacagagttagtctttttagtgtttagggttaaacaggatgactccagccaagatgctattttgtctaattgagcatttaacttctcagcaactagagtacaggtcttacctgatgtatataccactgtgtcatccgcatacatctgATACAACATCCCCTTCAACATGATACACATGTTGAAGGGGtcatgtgatttatttatttatttattacctataaaacccttccttgtggtctacataacatgtaatggtggtgctttggccaaattttgcatagatttattttacagatcatcttcaagccgctttctggctGTCTGcaaaatgcgccgttttgtgggcggtcgcaTTTACGTGCCAAAGTCCTCCTTCAAGGCCATGCCCCCTTTGACTACATCTCCACCCCTTCAGCCATGTTGTagcttttagcgcttccatatcgagtcttaACTGGTGAAATGGTAACAGCGGTGGATTTTAACATGCATGTGCacttacgagccagtctgccccacaacaaaggGATTGAGGATAAATAGAAAACTTATTAACTACACTTTTGGACTACAACTATATGAAAAAGGTAAACTCACGCAAAGTTGTTTGGGTAAACTTTGGCCATAAGTGGAGATATCCGCTTAAGTGACACAGGCAAAATACGTCACTTAAGTCTaaaagagtatggggtatcggactgtctgattgtggaggtccgctccctgtatgatcagtgtcagaggttggtccgcattgccggcagtaagtcggacacgtttccagtgagggttggactccgccaaggctgcccttcgtcaccgattctgttcataacttttatggacagaatttctaggcgcaatcaaggcgttgaggggacccggtttggtggctgcaggattaggtctctgctttttgcagatgatgtggtcctgatggcttcatctgaccagtatcttcagctctcactggattggttcgcggccgagtgtgaagcgactgggatgagaatcggcacctccgagtcagagtccatggttcttgcctggaaaatggtggagtgccatcttcgaGTTGGGGAAGATGGCactcaagtacctctgagtctcgttcacgagtgagggaagagtggatcgtgagatcgacaggcggatcggtgtgtcGTCTTCAGtactgcggacgctgtatcgatccattgtggtgaagaaggagctgagccggaaggcaaagctctcaatttaccggccgatctacgttcccatcctcacctatggtcatgagctttgggttatgaccaaatggacaagatcacgggtacaagcggccgaattgAGTTTCCTCCGTCAGGTGGCAGGTCTCTctgttagagatagggtgagaagctctgccatccggggggagctcaaagtaaagccactgctcctccacatcaagaggagccagatgaggtgtttcgggcatctggtcaggatgccacccgaacgcctccctagggaggtgtttagggcacgtccgaccggtaggaggtcaccgggaagacccaggacacgttgggaagactatgtctcccaactggcctgggaacgcctatggatcccccgggaggagctggacgaagtggctggggagagggaagtcgggGCTTTTCTgcctaggctgctgcccccgtgacccgacctcggataagcggaagaaaatggatggatggataaaatctaAAAGTCCAAACGGTTTGGTTGGAGCATGTTTtgaagaaggcaagattattttataaatatctacaCCATGgtcccatggtttgatttcacattttcaggatttatggcgTCCCCAAATATACCAAAAGGAGTACCAACAtgtgagaaaagttggttttgcataagagGACCCCTTTAACTTGCAATGCTTTACCCACTTACCTAATCGATAGATGCTCTCTTCCCGACTCTGCTCCTCTAGGATCACTAATTCCCCTGTCGCAGACATCGCAGTGGTGTGGGCCAAGTGTGAAGATGGAAAGGTGCGTGGCTTCATCCTGGAGCGTGGCATGAAGGGGTTCGCCACTCCACAGATAGAAGGCAAGTTCTCACTGAGGGCCTCTGCCACTGGAATGATCCTAATGGATGAAGTAGAAGTTCCCCAGGAGAACCTGCTGCCAAACGTCTCTGGTCTGGCTGTAAGTGTTTCCGTTCCTGTGGGCCAAGCTAATCTCCTAGTTTCTTTCACTTCTGCAATGATAATGTTATGTTTAGAAGGttattatatatacactcacTGGTCACTTTGTGTGCGCCTATGTACATAATGAGTACAAATATGTAATTGTGCTTTTCTTGTCACCAGGGTCCCTTTGGCTGTCTCAACAATGCTCGTTATGGCATTGCATGGGGAGCCCTGGGAGCAGCTGAATTTTGTTTCCATGCCGCGAGACAATACACTCTGGACAGGTACTTTCTATTACTTAATGTCCAAAAAAAGTCTGGACAAAGCTGCAACATGGCCGCTAATTAAAGTCAATGCGGTCAGCCAAATTTTATAACTGTCTGAATTACTTTATTTACACTAAATAAATattcgattattgacgtttactaatcgattttacaatcgtccatgtccgaattgcgatgcatctgaaAATCGATATTTCCCCCACTTCTAGTGTTGGTACAGACAAGCCTGTCTGATACTCATGTTTCGCTCACGTGAAATTCTTTGGGGCCAATCCCTGGACTTGGCTGCTGAATACTCCACTTGCAGCTTTTAAAGACATTTCAGTCAGATGTAAACACGTTAGCTTTGTTTGCAAAAAGATAATTtcacatacttttttttactgagcAAGTTACATAAAGGTTAGCAATGTGTCTACGCATGGGTGTGTCAGTTtaggcttttgtaaagtttgaagatttgtttatgtattttattatattatatttattagttTATTATTGATATAAAATGAATATAGCtgtgaaagttcaataataatgTCGTTTGAATCAAATTTAATAATGTTTAAGACTACCTAGACCCcctatcaaaaatacaaaatggtttGTCCCACCTGGTTATCGGCAAACCTAACTTATAACATTTCACTCAACACAGAAGTCATAACAAAtctcacctttaagcattcacacaccgcaccagcattttggaacaaggatgaggTGATTAAAGAAaggtaaaatataataaatatttgtggcagcataggagaaaactatgtacaagtttcacttttgcatttgattgcccataactgtggtgcgttttaAAGATCCTCAAAACCTGAAACGCCACTATTTTTTCAAGGCAGGGGGAAATTTAACCCCCATTAATGCACTaatataataaacataataatgatgaataatgatttgtcttatcCACAGATTATAACCCCGTGAGAATAAGATCATCTCTGTTTTACAATCTGAAGTAAAGGGAAATGTTAAACTTGtcatatttataatcatatttaagtgaatagtGTATGGTTATACAACTATTTAAAATCATATTCGAACCACTTTGTATTAATTATTCcaatctttaaaaagtcaaaaacctaattaaagattgtacatgtgtttttaaaaagctgttttcaaccaaatccatgcaataattattttttgtgtGCAAGTTAACATACCAAATGTGTGTGTAAGAGGCAGAGACGTTGGGTTTAGAATGTTATGGGATGGACCGAGAATTTGGTGCTACGCTCCTGTGTCTATTTGATAAATACTCTTTATGCATATCTAATGTGAAATGTTTTATTCTGTGAGACTGTTGACCCAGTGTCAGTTCttcaataaaacattttgatgtaACTATGTTTGTGCTCCAATCAGAATCCAATTTGGGGTGCCACTGGCCAGAAACCAGCTTATGCAAAAGAAAATGGCAGACATGTTGACAGAGATCACCATTGGACTACAATCATGCTTGTCCCTGGGAAGACTAATTGATGAGAAGAAGTAAGTCCTCTTGTGTGACTACAGTAACATCCTCTTGGTATTTCAAAGGGTTTTCATTATTGTACTTGTTCTCATCCAAACAGAGCAGCTCCAGAGATGATCTCCATGCTGAAAAGAAATAGCTGTGGCAAAGCTTTGGATATCGCAAGACAAGCCAGGGATATGTTGGGGGGAAACGGGATCGCTGATGAGTATCACATCATCCGCCATGTTTTGAACCTAGAGGCTGTTAACACCTACGAGGGTAAATACTCGGGAGTaacatattatactgtatatacagaggtgggtagtattACTTTACATGTACTTAAGTAACTTCTTGGATAATGCAACATAATTGTTACTTTTACTTAAGTATTTTGGTTAAAAAGAAACAACACCTTTTACTCTGTTAGATTGTAGTTGAGTTccgctacatttatttatatagtctaAATATTAATTTTACAATCTATTAATTACTGTCTGAGGACATTGTTTGGCTTGTCAGAGAGACTTCTTCCCGTGGGTTGAGTCAcgtgactccatttcaccaatcaaactgaGCTGGGCAGTCAAATGTCCGCACACGGTGGcccacactgtaaaaagtgaGAAATAGACAAACGAAGGTTTACCTTACTAACTATGAAAACGAACAGCATTATCGTGCGCTCTCACCCGTGTCAGTAGAAATTTTCACATTTCAGCCtataagaattccacttccaactagagaaTCATGTTGTAGATGTTAGCtgcacatgctaacaatagctctgttatgactgtaaaatgtgcattGTTTGTGGTACATGCTGTgactcacaagcacacacatcaACTATGTTGTAGTGCaagtacaagaaaaaaaaaacagctactaAACAAATGAGAAGTTACTCACTTGTTACTCGTACTTGTAGTTTTTTTCTTGAATACTTACTCTTACTGATGTAATTATTTGGATTAatacttttttacttttacttgaatcatattactctaaagcaagtgtgtcaaacttgtttttgaaggccacattgcagttatggttgcccaaATAGGGCCAAATGTAACAGTATATTGATTTAAATGTGCAACAGCCTTGTTACACCATTTGCATAGGAAACTCTTTGATTACTATAATTTTCAATAACCGATTGGTGGATAACTTGCTTTTCTTGTTGCAGGATCAAATAGAAAAGTGAACAACATATGTAATTGGATGCAGTACATTTTGTCAAAATTGCAAAAATAGTACATGTAATTTGTCAGAAAGTTCTTCATTTCTAGCCTTGtttagcgggccacataaaatgcggCATATCACATGAAATAACGCGGCGGACCACAATATGATGTGGCTGGCCAGATTTGGTCcctgggctttgagtttgacacctgtgctctatagTAATTGTACTCtaacttgagtacaatttttgcaTAATCTACCCACCTCTGTGTATGTAATTTATATTGGcgattttaaaacatttaaaaaaaaaaatgaacgcaGTAAGGTACATTGACCACAAGAGGTCAGTGATGTATTTTACAAAAAGGGTTaaagctgtatttatttattgtgcttTCTCTTTTTGCAGGAACTCATGACATCCATGCCTTGATTCTTGGCAGAGCAATAACTGGACTACAGTCTTTTACAGTCGGAAAGTAGCATTTTTAAAATGGAATGTGAATAATTCGCAACCTGGTGAACACCACATTTTGAGATTGAATGAAAAGACAATGGTCAATCAGTTTTCAAACGCCCTGGGTTAGATAAAAATGTTCACCAAAAATAGGTCTTGGTTTCGGAACCACTAACCACTTTTCGGTTCGTGTTTCAGGACGACTAATCACTTTTTGTTTTGTGCTTTTATTATTGAGTACAGCTGCAAAATACCACACAGTAGATCCGAATAAAGTTGCAGCATTCAGTAATAGTCCAATCAAAGACAATGAGAGCAGTCTGTGTTATTAGAGTGTCACTGAACACGCACACCGTTACAGTAAATCAACTGTGCTCTGTAGTTCTGTCAAGAGCAAAGCTGCCTGATCGCATCAGCTGATGTAAACACACAGCCGCTGTCCATGCATTCTTGGATCCACCACAAGTGCTACACTTTGAATattaaggtgagaaacactattgaatttaaAGAAAGTAGTCGAAGCAAAGTACCAAGATGGTGTTGGTAGGGATtgtcttcaataaaggtaaaagtgacgttaagtatttatttatcaatttcATATGCATTTtgaattgttttctgcatgttaaactataattattctctataaaagtgttttgtggaaACATATTTGGGTGCTTAGAATGAATTAACTAGAGTTACATTTTCAGTTGGAAAGTGCTTCAGTTTTTCTACAAATCATTTTGGAATAAATTACAAATTTGAATACTTAGGTACCACTGCATTTCACTAGCTGATGAACCCAAGGTTTTTAGGGATTGTTTGGTGGACAAACCTGAGCACTCTGCAGGGCgcatttttaacttggaaaatattTTACATTACTAAAATATAATGCATGGAAAACACTTTATAGTTGTTGTGCCAGGTCAATATTTAGGTCAACAAAGAAAATCATTGGGTCCAAGTTAGTCATATTTGTACAGTCTAAAGTGTAACTAATGTATTTCGGTTTTTGACAAGGAAAATTTGAAGTATAATGCTGAAGAGATGCGTTTTATTTTGTGATATTGTCATGTGACTTGCAAAACGAGGTTGGCCACAATAAAACTGTTCCCCTCTAACTTGTGTTGGTTTTTGTCTTTGTGAGCCTTCCCATACAAACGCTTATGCTCCTACATCACAGTGGAACAGGAAAATATCAAAGACTGCTGAGGGAAACAAGCTGAAATCTGAACTGTTGCTTCAAAAGTTCCAAGGCCATCAATATTTTCTGACTGACAAGAGGTAGAAATAACTAACCAGGAGCATGAACCTGAGAACAATGTTAGGGAACTTGACCTATTCTGTTGCCGGTTGTGACGGCTGGTCGATGGCGAGGTTCTCTCGAATGTTTGCCAGTACGCTACTGGCTTCCATGAGCTCATTTTGGAGAACTGAGCATCTCTCTAGTACCTCAGTCAACTCCTGCAGCTTCACCTCCATCACACCACTGTTTTCTTCATAGGCTATGTACATGTCCTGCTTCATCTGCTGGCACATCTCGGTCACCTTTGGAAGGCCACCTTGATTAATTTTGCTATCTACAGCtacacaacttttttttattttttttagtaattacCTTCTCCAGTATTGTCTCTTGAAAGTCTTCGATTTCTTTCTGGTCACTGGTGCGGCGGTCGTGAACCTTCTGCACCAGATCCTGCACTCTTCTGCTGATGTCATTCACAATGGAGCTGCAAGGACAATTAGAATAGCAGCAGGCTCATTGGAATGCCAGGATTAATCTATAGATGTCCAAAAAAGAAAGAGGAACCAAACAAGTATAATACTTGGAATTCTCCTCTTGAATGTCAGGCCTGCTCACACTTGGCCCAGGCTCTGTCTCTTTTACCTGTAACAACAGCAAAGCGCCATGAGTAGTCACAGTCACAGAATTACTGTTTGACAACATTTAACTACAATCCTGCAAACACAATACCAATTACAGAGAAATATCACAGAAGTCATCAGATACCATTTGTGGATCTGCACATCCCACTTTCTGGGTTGAATGTAAGGGAAGTTCGTCGAAGAAAAAGTCCATAACCAATCACTCAGACTCAGTTGAGGTAATCTAGAGTTGCAATAAAGTCAAAtgtttttgataaatcatcagTGTTCCACTCACACTCAAATATGCATACTATttaataactagatgaggcaattcctaagGGAAttccgtgtgaatgctccaatgctgaagttgagctgaaatcctgattttttttttaggattgttgaagtagagcacacaattcccaaacaggctgaatattttgaagttggaacagtttgaatcagattaaaAATGCGGGAGTTGTGGAAttctgaagaatgtcccatttcaatggtaatttccccaaaatttgggaattttgggaaaagagggaattttttggaaaatggtaaaaaacttgaatggtgtgaatgagttgaaatggttggtgttagaatttttcaaatcggtcgagaaatgtagtaacatgttgaattgagaaatggtattacggaattcctggataaccgggaatttttccagttaaaaaaacaacttcatttttttgtcttgattaacAGGAATGTTTGACAAAGAACGGttaaaatgcattgaaaaatgtggaaggagtagtcgccaagaAAAAAGGTGGGAATAGGACTTTGGAAAAATTGACAGCGCTAACCAGGCAGCTGTATTATTCAGTCGTCCTCCGAGTAAGCCTCTGCCTCCCTTGCAACGCTTCTAAAAGTAAGGATTTTGCTCTTTACATGACtgattcatgtatttattatgtGAATGTATGGTTTTCAAAATTAATCTATTCTCCAGATTTTTTGTGCGCTCTACTTTCCAAAGGTTTCATGATGAAACCTTGAATAGTTGGAACCGTTAGAATCAGATGAAactttcatctgattcaaacagttccaactattcgagaattgcgggctttcccttgaaaaattcccaaaatttccagaattccaggttttccgggacattttcccattcaaaatgaattggccatttttcaaacttccaccatttccacatttttcaaccgattcaaaccattccaccttcaacatattccactcatcctggaaattcacactaacgtttttccaagttcaaaaaaaatccaggaattcccttttttttggcgactattccttccacattttttaacccacgttaaccgttccaccgtccaaacattcctcttaatcagaactGGAAAAATCCCcggctttcccgaaattccttaatgtaatttctcatttaaaaatgttactacatcaacatttctcgatcgattttaaaaattccaaaaccaaccatttcaactcattcagaaaattcaggtgttttaacattttccccaaaaatttccgcttttcccaaaattccatgaaattcccattcaaatgaatgggacattttttcaaagttccacaattcccacattttttatccgattcaaaccgttccaactccaaactattctgacattcatactacattctgtcagcatttcagttcaacttcagcattagagcattcacacgcaatttcttcaggaattgcctcatctatttCTATTTAACATTTGTACGTCCCTGTGTTATGTACAGTGTGAGTAACTCAAGTTTTCATACAGTCATACAATTGAAGATCCGACTTACACAAAAATTCCACTCGCGTAACGGTCTGAGGAACAAAACTTAAATTGGGACACTGTAGCACATCGTCTTTATTTTTAGTTACAGTAacattttaagccttttttaaaaaaggcttaaaaaccctttttaaaaaaaactttttttagatacagtatatgcatactagttttagctatttggctgttctagtttttatttttatttatttattattatctttttattttaatacactgtagcactttgaggttgtttactcaatgtaaagtgctttttacaaataaaatctattattattattattattataacatgatGGACTTACAAGTGAAAAATGAACAACTATAAATCTTGACAAATGACTGCTGCAAGATGGCGGACAGCCTTATGTATGACCTGGCCAATTCGTGAGTCGACAAGTCtactgcagtgattctcaaactgtgatacGTGTACcagtagtggtacgcgggctcaaATTAGTGGTATACCaatgaatcacttgattaaaatacatagggtttttttaaaatatatatttaaacgcAGTGTtacctgttcaaactgtgtgtaatgttacagtggccaaacatattacatatacttgttaaataaacccTCTGCCTTGTtgttaatggtaaatgggttatagcaacctgagggttcctggttcgatccccaccttctaccaaccctgtcacgtccgttgtgtccttgagcaagacacttcacccttgctcctgatgggtcgtggttagggacttgcatggcagctcccgccatcagtgtgtgaatgtgtgtgtcaataggtgaatgtggaaatagtgtcaaagtataacccaggggtgctcacactttttctgcaggcgagctactttttaattgatcaagtcgtggggatctacctcattcatatatataatttatatttacttatttatgaaatatatgttttgttaacaagttaaaggtgtttaatgataatgcaagcatgtttaacacatatagttaataaattaaaggtgtttaatgataatacaagaatgtttaatacatatagttcatattgtta is part of the Entelurus aequoreus isolate RoL-2023_Sb linkage group LG22, RoL_Eaeq_v1.1, whole genome shotgun sequence genome and encodes:
- the LOC133639576 gene encoding glutaryl-CoA dehydrogenase, mitochondrial-like codes for the protein MALRSITRLLSNTPKCAAVLVCRAQGTSAAIHKDAEEVKKASKGAKVSFNWRDALDLEGQLTEEEIMIRDSFRDYCQEKLMPRILMANRHEHFHREIVSEMGELGVLGPTIKGYGCAGTSYVAYGLIAREVERVDSGYRSVMSVQSSLVMHPINAYGTEAQKEKYIPRLARGEILGCFGLTEPNHGSDPSGMETKATYNPSSATFTISGAKTWITNSPVADIAVVWAKCEDGKVRGFILERGMKGFATPQIEGKFSLRASATGMILMDEVEVPQENLLPNVSGLAGPFGCLNNARYGIAWGALGAAEFCFHAARQYTLDRIQFGVPLARNQLMQKKMADMLTEITIGLQSCLSLGRLIDEKKAAPEMISMLKRNSCGKALDIARQARDMLGGNGIADEYHIIRHVLNLEAVNTYEGTHDIHALILGRAITGLQSFTVGK
- the syce2 gene encoding synaptonemal complex central element protein 2 → MDFFFDELPLHSTQKVGCADPQMVKETEPGPSVSRPDIQEENSNSIVNDISRRVQDLVQKVHDRRTSDQKEIEDFQETILEKVTEMCQQMKQDMYIAYEENSGVMEVKLQELTEVLERCSVLQNELMEASSVLANIRENLAIDQPSQPATE